The following proteins come from a genomic window of Halorussus halophilus:
- a CDS encoding alpha/beta fold hydrolase — MGPEQGVFRHERGEYPYVRFGSGERPLVIFTGLSDAFQPETTSSFFSLLLQRYYYRNFADDFSVYVIGRRRGLPENVTTREMAAEYADLLAEEDLSPANVLGVSLGGQIAQHLATDHPELVRRLVVGVAGSRVGEEGHRTLQRWADWAERGWWFDVYLDTVPVTYTGYRKWLYPPLIRTVGRPLLKEPAEISDVAVSCRAMAAHDAGDSLDGIESPTLVVGGAEDYFFPESILRETATEIPNARIELLAGVGRGAFEERKRAFDKTVLSFLNE, encoded by the coding sequence ATGGGACCCGAACAGGGCGTCTTCAGGCACGAACGCGGCGAGTACCCGTACGTCAGATTCGGCTCCGGCGAGCGCCCGCTCGTGATTTTCACTGGCCTGAGCGACGCGTTCCAGCCAGAAACTACGTCCTCGTTCTTCTCGCTGCTGCTCCAGCGGTACTACTACCGAAACTTCGCCGACGACTTTTCCGTCTACGTAATCGGCCGTCGCCGTGGACTCCCGGAAAATGTCACGACCCGCGAGATGGCCGCCGAGTACGCCGACCTGCTCGCCGAGGAAGACCTCTCGCCTGCGAACGTACTGGGTGTCTCGCTCGGCGGACAAATCGCCCAGCATCTCGCGACCGACCACCCAGAACTCGTGCGGAGACTGGTCGTCGGCGTCGCAGGCAGTCGCGTCGGCGAAGAGGGCCACCGAACCCTCCAGCGGTGGGCCGACTGGGCTGAGCGTGGCTGGTGGTTCGACGTGTACCTCGACACCGTGCCGGTTACGTACACTGGGTATCGGAAGTGGCTCTATCCGCCGCTGATTCGGACGGTCGGCCGCCCACTGCTGAAAGAACCGGCCGAAATCTCCGACGTTGCGGTCTCCTGTCGCGCGATGGCCGCCCACGACGCGGGCGACTCCCTCGACGGCATCGAGTCGCCGACGCTCGTCGTCGGTGGCGCGGAAGACTACTTCTTCCCGGAGTCGATTCTCCGCGAGACGGCAACGGAGATTCCGAACGCCCGCATCGAACTCCTCGCAGGCGTCGGTCGCGGCGCGTTCGAAGAGCGAAAGCGCGCGTTCGACAAGACGGTGCTGTCGTTCCTGAACGAGTGA
- a CDS encoding MBL fold metallo-hydrolase — protein MTIRHDDLLVDWLGYAGLRLEGPDGTVVYSDPGRYGTLTGEWTPDSPSVGHPKPTDYRPEDGDLVLVTHDHHYDSDAIERVASEDATVVVYDAVYPPNIDRDVNDLDELPYEVVKVNEETDQLFGEVIVRPVEAYNEPNGPHTKSDGEPHHPEGFGVGYHLTLGDTEVFWPGDSDALDGHAELDVSLFCPPIGGSFTMDRKEAAELAEELDPDLVLPIHYNTFEALETDSGAFAADVASRGVPVVLDEK, from the coding sequence ATGACGATTCGACACGACGACCTGCTGGTCGATTGGCTCGGCTACGCGGGACTCCGACTCGAAGGTCCGGACGGCACAGTCGTCTACAGTGACCCCGGCCGCTACGGCACGCTTACCGGCGAGTGGACGCCCGATTCGCCGAGCGTCGGCCACCCCAAACCGACCGACTACCGGCCGGAAGATGGGGACCTCGTATTGGTCACGCACGACCACCACTACGACTCGGACGCCATCGAGCGCGTGGCGAGCGAGGACGCCACCGTGGTCGTCTACGACGCGGTGTACCCACCGAACATCGACCGCGACGTAAACGATTTGGACGAACTCCCCTACGAAGTCGTGAAGGTCAACGAGGAGACCGACCAACTGTTCGGCGAGGTCATCGTCCGGCCAGTCGAAGCGTACAACGAACCGAACGGCCCCCACACCAAGTCGGACGGCGAGCCGCACCACCCCGAAGGCTTCGGCGTCGGTTACCACCTCACGCTCGGCGACACCGAAGTGTTCTGGCCGGGCGACTCCGACGCCTTGGACGGCCACGCGGAACTCGACGTGTCGCTGTTCTGCCCGCCCATCGGCGGGTCGTTCACCATGGACCGCAAGGAGGCCGCGGAGCTAGCCGAGGAGTTGGACCCGGACCTCGTGTTGCCGATTCACTACAACACGTTCGAGGCGCTCGAAACCGACTCGGGCGCGTTCGCGGCCGACGTGGCGAGTCGGGGCGTCCCGGTCGTGTTGGACGAGAAATAA
- a CDS encoding GNAT family N-acetyltransferase: protein MSITVTLADSDILSDWNEKLTDSPQSNVFHRREVLSLLETTADARLHHLVGYNGDEPMGFLPIFETDRPPLKLVATSPKDLTGGLVLGPVLFNFENLKQRKAERYRHEFVEGCYEWIDENVAPDVTDVRTNNRFSDVRPFQWRGSDLTKNHTYIIDLTPGWEETMEGFDKETRRLIRNTNIDDDAITQGGPAEIRTVIEQVAERFEEHGETYGIDPSFVVSLCERLPDEQVFPYVFRDDGEILGGLIAFEFGDTVYAWEGTARTDTDVPVNTLLYGHVMKEGIGRGRTRCNITTADNQRLCRYKSKYGPSPEPYHVFHDYNSPMAKVGLKSYERLPEAYRAPVERLSAIARFL from the coding sequence ATGTCGATCACTGTGACGTTGGCCGATAGCGACATCCTGAGCGACTGGAACGAGAAACTCACAGACTCCCCGCAGTCGAACGTGTTCCACCGACGTGAAGTCCTCTCGCTGCTCGAAACCACTGCTGACGCCCGTCTCCATCACTTGGTCGGGTACAACGGCGACGAACCGATGGGGTTCTTGCCGATATTCGAGACCGACAGACCACCACTGAAGTTGGTGGCCACGTCTCCTAAAGACCTCACTGGGGGACTCGTCTTGGGACCGGTGCTGTTCAACTTCGAGAATCTGAAACAGCGAAAGGCCGAGCGATATCGCCACGAGTTCGTCGAGGGGTGTTACGAGTGGATAGACGAGAACGTCGCTCCAGACGTTACCGACGTTCGAACGAACAATCGGTTCTCGGACGTGCGACCGTTCCAGTGGCGGGGAAGCGACCTCACGAAGAACCACACGTACATAATCGACCTGACTCCGGGGTGGGAAGAGACGATGGAAGGATTCGACAAAGAGACTCGGCGACTCATCAGGAACACGAACATCGACGACGACGCGATTACGCAGGGTGGACCAGCAGAGATTCGGACCGTCATCGAACAGGTGGCAGAGCGCTTCGAAGAGCACGGGGAAACTTACGGTATCGACCCATCATTCGTCGTCTCCCTCTGTGAGAGACTCCCCGACGAGCAGGTGTTTCCCTACGTGTTTCGTGACGACGGCGAAATACTCGGCGGCCTCATCGCCTTCGAGTTCGGGGACACGGTGTACGCGTGGGAGGGGACTGCGAGAACAGACACGGACGTTCCGGTCAACACGCTACTGTACGGCCACGTGATGAAGGAGGGGATAGGCCGGGGAAGAACTCGGTGTAACATCACGACTGCGGACAATCAGCGTCTGTGTCGGTACAAATCGAAGTACGGACCGTCGCCGGAACCGTACCACGTCTTTCACGACTACAACTCTCCGATGGCGAAGGTCGGACTGAAGAGCTACGAACGGCTTCCGGAGGCGTATCGTGCCCCGGTCGAACGGTTGTCGGCGATAGCACGGTTTCTATAA